Proteins encoded within one genomic window of Nitrospira sp.:
- the rmuC gene encoding DNA recombination protein RmuC: MGMAPSSLVGFVTGLFLGGVLVGLWVTSRLRPHAQRAEATADELRKQVEQERTVMASLRQELAEVQQARVAAETRMEDAARQLVEQKALLDHTRHELIGSFQALSGEALKQNNEAFLKLATVSFESLHIKADGDLAQRQQAIDALVRPLHDSLHRYNEELRLLEQSRQSAYGGLDQHLKSLADSQQRLQQETGNLVKALRAPAVRGQWGELTLKRVAELAGMVDHCDFVEQLSVTGDEGRLRPDMVVQLPGGRQIVVDAKTVLSAYLDAHEAQNEAQQADALRRHAAQVKSRMDELSLKAYWTQFDRAPEFVVLFLPGEQFLGAALDQNPRLIEEGFANGIVLATPSTLIALLRAVAYGWRQERMTAHAEEAGRLGKELYERMAVLAGHMNDVGQSLGKSVSAYNRAIGSLETRILPAARRFKELGVSSDREIPVLEPTEVVPRKTLPFELE, translated from the coding sequence ATGGGCATGGCTCCTAGTAGTCTGGTGGGGTTCGTAACCGGACTGTTCCTGGGCGGTGTGTTGGTAGGGTTGTGGGTCACGAGTCGTTTACGACCTCACGCGCAACGAGCCGAAGCAACCGCGGACGAGCTACGAAAACAAGTGGAACAAGAACGAACCGTGATGGCCTCTCTCCGTCAAGAATTGGCAGAAGTTCAACAAGCCAGGGTCGCGGCCGAAACCAGAATGGAAGACGCAGCACGGCAGCTCGTGGAGCAGAAAGCCTTGCTCGATCATACACGCCATGAACTCATCGGATCGTTCCAAGCCCTGTCCGGCGAAGCATTGAAGCAAAACAACGAAGCGTTCTTGAAACTCGCTACCGTGTCGTTCGAAAGCCTGCATATCAAAGCAGATGGCGACCTCGCTCAACGACAGCAGGCCATCGATGCATTGGTTCGGCCCCTTCACGATTCTCTTCACCGCTATAATGAAGAATTGCGACTGCTGGAACAGTCTCGTCAGTCCGCCTACGGCGGATTGGATCAACACCTGAAATCATTGGCCGATTCCCAGCAACGGTTGCAACAAGAGACAGGCAATTTGGTCAAGGCCTTGCGGGCTCCGGCAGTACGAGGCCAATGGGGCGAGCTCACCTTGAAACGCGTGGCCGAACTGGCCGGCATGGTCGACCACTGCGATTTTGTGGAGCAACTCTCCGTTACCGGCGACGAAGGACGCCTCCGTCCGGATATGGTGGTCCAGCTTCCCGGAGGACGGCAAATCGTCGTCGACGCAAAAACCGTTCTTTCCGCCTATCTTGATGCCCATGAGGCGCAGAATGAGGCACAACAGGCCGACGCCTTACGTCGCCATGCCGCGCAGGTCAAGAGTCGCATGGATGAATTGTCGCTGAAAGCCTATTGGACACAATTCGACCGGGCTCCGGAATTCGTGGTGCTTTTCCTGCCCGGCGAGCAATTCCTCGGTGCCGCGCTGGATCAGAACCCTAGACTTATTGAAGAAGGCTTTGCCAATGGGATCGTCTTAGCCACCCCCTCGACGCTCATAGCCTTACTCCGTGCGGTGGCGTACGGTTGGCGCCAGGAACGAATGACCGCCCATGCTGAAGAAGCAGGTCGCCTTGGGAAAGAGTTGTACGAACGAATGGCGGTGTTAGCCGGACATATGAACGATGTCGGCCAATCACTCGGGAAAAGCGTCTCAGCATACAATCGCGCCATCGGTTCCTTGGAAACGCGTATTCTCCCGGCGGCACGCCGATTCAAAGAATTGGGTGTCTCCTCCGACCGCGAGATCCCGGTCCTTGAACCGACGGAGGTGGTACCGCGGAAAACCTTACCGTTCGAGCTTGAATGA
- the fsa gene encoding fructose-6-phosphate aldolase produces MKIYLDTANVKEIQEATSFGLLDGVTTNPSLVVKEGRSFREMLQEVCKIVDGPISAEVVSIEADAMVKEGKELAKIHQNIVVKCPLIPEGLKATKRLAAEGIKVNVTLCFSPTQAMLAAKAGAWCVSPFIGRLDDISSNGMELIRQILTIYKNYDYKTLVLVASVRHPQHVVEAALAGGHICTMPYSVFQALFKHPLTDAGLKKFLDDWKTKGQQ; encoded by the coding sequence ATGAAAATCTACCTCGATACTGCCAACGTGAAAGAAATTCAAGAAGCCACCAGCTTTGGACTGCTCGACGGAGTAACAACCAATCCGTCCTTGGTCGTGAAGGAAGGCCGAAGTTTTCGTGAAATGCTGCAAGAGGTTTGTAAGATCGTTGATGGACCGATCAGCGCCGAAGTCGTGAGCATAGAAGCAGACGCCATGGTCAAGGAAGGCAAAGAGTTGGCCAAAATTCATCAAAATATTGTGGTGAAGTGCCCTTTAATTCCTGAGGGCTTGAAAGCCACAAAACGGTTAGCCGCCGAAGGCATCAAAGTGAACGTCACGCTCTGCTTTTCTCCAACCCAGGCCATGTTGGCGGCCAAAGCCGGCGCTTGGTGCGTGTCACCCTTCATCGGACGACTCGACGACATCAGCTCAAACGGCATGGAGCTTATCCGGCAAATCCTGACGATTTATAAGAACTATGATTACAAGACGCTGGTACTCGTGGCTAGCGTCCGCCATCCACAGCACGTCGTGGAGGCAGCCTTGGCAGGAGGGCACATCTGCACGATGCCCTACAGTGTATTCCAAGCCCTCTTTAAACACCCGCTCACGGATGCCGGCCTCAAGAAATTCCTCGACGATTGGAAAACCAAGGGACAACAATAG
- a CDS encoding uracil-DNA glycosylase encodes MRTLTVLNKTITDCTACPRLVVYRQAIAREKRKQYRDWVYWGRPVPGFGDDHARLYVLGLAPAAHGGNRTGRVFTGDRSGDWLYEALYRYGFANQAESQSRGDGLTLRDCYIGATVRCAPPGNKPTPDEFECCRQYLHAEVRLLKKHRLVIALGKIAFDHYLKTCRSQGRMIPAPAPKFGHGSTYRFPWGVTLLGSYHPSQQNTFTGKLTRPMFHAVFQRARKEIDGL; translated from the coding sequence ATGCGAACTCTGACAGTTCTGAATAAGACTATCACCGATTGCACTGCCTGTCCTCGCTTAGTCGTGTATCGACAGGCGATTGCACGAGAGAAACGGAAACAATACCGGGATTGGGTCTACTGGGGCCGTCCAGTGCCGGGATTTGGAGACGACCACGCGCGCCTCTATGTTCTGGGCCTGGCGCCTGCGGCACATGGCGGAAATAGGACGGGACGTGTTTTTACCGGTGATCGGAGCGGAGATTGGTTGTATGAGGCGTTGTATCGCTATGGGTTCGCTAATCAAGCCGAATCGCAGTCCAGAGGAGATGGGCTCACTCTGCGCGACTGCTATATCGGGGCAACTGTACGGTGTGCGCCACCTGGAAATAAGCCCACACCAGATGAGTTCGAGTGCTGTCGTCAGTACTTGCATGCCGAAGTTCGTTTACTGAAGAAACATCGCCTCGTAATTGCGTTGGGAAAAATTGCATTCGATCACTATCTCAAGACCTGTCGCTCTCAGGGCCGCATGATTCCAGCCCCCGCTCCCAAGTTTGGACATGGAAGCACCTACCGGTTTCCCTGGGGGGTGACCCTGCTAGGTTCCTATCACCCCAGCCAGCAAAATACGTTTACGGGAAAATTGACCAGGCCGATGTTCCACGCAGTCTTTCAGAGGGCCAGGAAAGAAATCGACGGGCTCTGA
- a CDS encoding PilZ domain-containing protein translates to MNDLHCPSCGTPFVRVIHDEGAIGRVLTRFKFFPFRCQLCTTRFRVFSSQVPVAAPPTDRRQYERLPVSLRANLLADNAVRMDNRVTDISMGGCTLETTTNLPQGTFIELVIKPASDEEPIKIGTAMVCSSRPESMGIRFLEMVTDDKNRLSQVILSLFVGQSLHQNLFT, encoded by the coding sequence ATGAACGATCTACACTGTCCGAGTTGCGGAACACCCTTCGTGCGAGTCATCCACGACGAAGGCGCCATAGGGCGGGTCCTCACTCGCTTTAAATTCTTTCCCTTCCGCTGCCAACTATGCACGACACGCTTTCGCGTCTTCAGCAGTCAGGTTCCCGTTGCCGCCCCCCCCACCGATCGTCGTCAATATGAACGTCTTCCGGTATCCCTTCGTGCCAATCTCCTTGCGGACAATGCGGTCCGGATGGACAATCGAGTGACGGATATCTCCATGGGCGGCTGCACCCTTGAAACCACGACGAACCTCCCGCAAGGGACATTTATTGAGCTCGTGATCAAGCCGGCTTCCGACGAGGAGCCGATTAAGATCGGAACCGCCATGGTTTGCTCATCCCGGCCGGAATCAATGGGCATTCGATTCCTGGAAATGGTGACGGATGATAAAAACCGCCTCAGTCAGGTGATCCTCAGCCTGTTTGTAGGACAAAGCCTTCATCAAAATCTCTTCACATAA
- the dapB gene encoding 4-hydroxy-tetrahydrodipicolinate reductase — translation MIKVVVAGAAGRMGCRLVSLVRDSTALMLVGALEGNGHPALGEDAGEFAGSGRAGIPITADLSALMERGEVVVDFSSPEATLDHLRTVVYSRRAAVIGTTGFSTGQLDELKTLTQHIPCVFSPNMSVGINLLYKVISEMAKTLGDDYDIEVIEAHHRLKKDAPSGTALKIAEVLARSVSRDLNQVGVYTRKGLIGERTKGEIGIQTIRAGDIVGDHTVLFGGMGERIEVTHRASSRDTFARGALRAARWVVRQPPGLYDMMDVLSLR, via the coding sequence ATGATTAAAGTCGTCGTAGCCGGGGCTGCCGGACGCATGGGATGCAGACTGGTATCACTGGTCAGAGATTCTACCGCGTTGATGCTGGTAGGAGCGCTAGAAGGGAATGGCCACCCGGCATTGGGGGAGGACGCGGGTGAATTCGCTGGATCAGGACGAGCTGGCATTCCAATTACGGCCGATCTTTCGGCCTTGATGGAGCGTGGGGAGGTCGTAGTCGATTTTTCCTCTCCAGAGGCGACTCTAGATCATCTACGAACGGTCGTTTACTCTCGACGCGCAGCGGTCATTGGAACAACTGGATTCTCAACCGGCCAGCTCGATGAACTCAAAACGCTTACCCAGCACATTCCCTGTGTGTTTTCTCCGAACATGAGTGTTGGCATCAACCTCCTTTACAAAGTCATCAGTGAGATGGCGAAGACCCTTGGAGACGACTACGATATCGAAGTGATCGAAGCTCACCACAGGCTGAAGAAAGACGCCCCAAGCGGCACAGCGCTCAAAATTGCCGAGGTCCTCGCACGTTCCGTCAGTCGCGACTTGAATCAAGTGGGTGTCTATACTCGTAAAGGGTTGATCGGCGAACGAACCAAAGGAGAAATCGGGATCCAAACTATTCGCGCCGGTGATATTGTCGGTGACCACACTGTCCTGTTCGGTGGCATGGGCGAACGCATAGAGGTGACACACCGAGCGAGTAGTCGGGATACCTTCGCTCGCGGAGCTCTCCGTGCTGCAAGATGGGTTGTCCGCCAACCGCCAGGCCTGTACGATATGATGGATGTCTTGAGTCTTCGCTAG
- a CDS encoding glycerate kinase, with product MLLRLPSSPVRPLLHRLLTAGLEAADPYQALLKTVSLKGASLRVGRRTFDLSHTERVVVAGAGKASARMAQAVEVVLGERLDDGLVIVKTGHSLATKRTTVLEAGHPIPNRAGLRATQRLLHLAQSLSPSDLLIVLLSGGASSLLPAPVLGVTLADKQRTTQLLLRCGATINEINIVRKHLSLIKGGRLAASTRAKIITLVLSDVIGDDLGSIGSGPTAADPSTFADAIAVLQHYRIWAAVPPAVRRYLERGQKREVPETLKSGSSRRRSVHHHIIGSNTIMLEAVARTAQQAGLFTELVASPITGEALVAAKQFVKLSNTVRTGRGRVRRPYCVVAGGEPTVTVTGRGKGGRAQEFATAAALEISCLSNAWVVALGSDGTDGPTDAAGAFVSGKTVSRAKRLKVDLRTALNRHNTYPALKKLGCHIHTGPTGTNVNDLYLFLQL from the coding sequence ATGTTGCTTCGCCTTCCTTCCTCGCCAGTACGACCACTCCTCCACAGACTTCTTACGGCAGGACTAGAGGCCGCTGATCCCTATCAGGCCCTGCTCAAGACCGTCTCCCTCAAAGGAGCTTCCCTACGCGTAGGGCGGCGAACGTTTGACCTGTCGCACACCGAAAGAGTGGTGGTAGCCGGGGCAGGTAAAGCATCAGCGAGGATGGCACAGGCAGTAGAGGTTGTGCTCGGAGAAAGACTGGACGATGGACTTGTGATTGTCAAAACCGGGCATTCACTTGCCACAAAACGGACGACCGTTCTTGAGGCCGGCCATCCAATTCCGAATCGTGCGGGACTTAGAGCAACGCAACGTCTATTACACCTAGCACAGAGTCTGTCACCCAGCGATCTTCTGATCGTTCTCTTGTCCGGAGGTGCCTCAAGTCTGTTACCAGCTCCCGTCTTAGGAGTAACCCTGGCCGATAAACAACGCACGACGCAACTTCTGCTTCGGTGTGGCGCCACAATCAATGAAATCAATATTGTCCGAAAACATCTCTCGTTGATTAAAGGCGGCAGACTTGCCGCTTCCACTCGTGCGAAGATCATCACCCTCGTCCTTTCTGATGTCATCGGCGATGACCTTGGCTCAATCGGTTCGGGACCCACAGCTGCCGATCCTTCCACATTTGCTGACGCTATCGCTGTACTGCAACATTACAGAATCTGGGCTGCCGTTCCGCCGGCGGTCCGTCGTTACTTGGAGAGGGGCCAGAAAAGAGAGGTGCCTGAAACCTTGAAGTCTGGTTCGTCTCGTAGACGATCAGTGCACCACCATATAATCGGCAGTAATACCATCATGCTCGAAGCCGTGGCACGTACAGCACAGCAAGCAGGCCTCTTCACCGAACTTGTAGCTTCCCCCATTACAGGAGAAGCGCTGGTCGCAGCCAAGCAGTTCGTTAAACTGAGTAACACGGTCAGAACCGGGCGTGGTCGCGTAAGACGCCCCTACTGCGTGGTGGCAGGGGGGGAACCCACGGTGACGGTCACAGGCCGTGGGAAGGGGGGACGTGCCCAGGAATTTGCGACGGCAGCCGCATTGGAAATCTCCTGTCTCTCCAATGCATGGGTTGTCGCGCTAGGCAGCGACGGTACCGACGGACCAACCGATGCAGCCGGAGCTTTTGTGAGTGGGAAAACCGTCTCCCGGGCGAAACGGCTTAAGGTTGACCTCCGCACTGCATTAAACCGGCACAATACCTACCCAGCATTAAAGAAGCTCGGATGCCATATTCACACCGGCCCGACAGGCACCAACGTCAACGACCTTTACCTCTTCCTCCAGCTCTAG
- a CDS encoding 4-hydroxy-tetrahydrodipicolinate synthase: protein MFTGSLVAIVTPFRKGKVDERALSELIEWQIAHGTSGIVPCGTTGESATLSHDEHNRVIELTVEVVRRRVPVVAGTGSNSTDEAIALTKHAKQAGADAALLITPYYNKPTQEGLYRHYRAVAEAVDLPLVLYNIPGRTGVNMLPATIARLSTLPTIVGVKEGSGSVQQASDLVQMCGDRLTVLAGDDALTLPMMAVGGKGVITVTANIMPAEMAGLVKAFTDGKIEEARRLHFKLSPLFAALFFETNPIPVKEALGLMGKIDPELRLPLCPMAQDPREKLIEVLKEASLIAR from the coding sequence ATGTTTACTGGATCTCTTGTCGCGATTGTGACGCCATTTCGGAAAGGGAAGGTGGATGAACGAGCCCTGTCCGAACTGATTGAATGGCAAATTGCACATGGGACAAGCGGCATTGTCCCATGTGGAACAACCGGAGAATCAGCGACGCTCTCTCACGATGAACACAATCGAGTGATTGAACTGACGGTAGAAGTCGTCCGTCGCCGTGTCCCAGTGGTGGCTGGCACCGGCTCAAACAGCACTGACGAAGCAATTGCCCTTACCAAACATGCGAAACAGGCCGGGGCCGATGCAGCGTTGCTGATCACTCCTTACTACAACAAGCCCACACAGGAGGGTCTATACCGTCATTATCGGGCTGTTGCCGAAGCAGTTGATCTCCCCTTGGTCCTATACAACATTCCTGGTCGTACCGGAGTGAACATGCTCCCGGCTACGATTGCCCGCCTCTCAACCCTTCCGACAATCGTTGGAGTCAAGGAAGGGAGTGGTTCCGTCCAACAAGCTTCAGATCTCGTACAGATGTGTGGTGACCGCCTGACTGTGCTGGCCGGTGATGATGCTCTTACTCTCCCAATGATGGCAGTTGGCGGGAAAGGTGTCATTACCGTCACCGCCAACATCATGCCGGCTGAAATGGCTGGGCTTGTCAAAGCGTTTACCGATGGGAAGATTGAAGAAGCTCGACGTCTTCATTTCAAACTCTCTCCTCTCTTTGCCGCGCTCTTCTTTGAAACGAACCCAATTCCCGTGAAGGAAGCATTGGGCTTGATGGGTAAGATCGACCCAGAACTACGCTTGCCGCTCTGCCCAATGGCACAAGACCCACGTGAGAAGCTGATCGAGGTCCTCAAGGAGGCTTCGTTAATCGCACGCTAA
- a CDS encoding lytic transglycosylase domain-containing protein → MMTYWVRPLFLTIGVISPLISLSVLSFATTDPGGMNGQKIESEKDLPATDLLDSQAEPEDRLVILPEIKREGERFFLSSFKLPDKITFAGVSVPLDNWQVRERIEYEFYQFLEDQGESIILAKRTGRCFPPAEKQLADAGLPDDLKYMLLVESKCISAAYSKAKASGPWQFIPSTGRRYRLKSDAVRDERRNLEMSTEAAVKYLKYLKDFQDNDWFLAMASYNAGEERIRKLLKDQKITDYWKMHGPRETMRYVPRIIAAKEIYSQPEKYLGLTKKDLYMPLETETIIVNVKESQRALTSVAEEFGTYLLELKMLNPEFKKDVLPRGSYQIRVPRQTCPNRCFKQDATP, encoded by the coding sequence ATGATGACCTATTGGGTACGGCCCTTGTTTTTGACGATCGGAGTGATATCCCCCCTCATTTCCCTATCTGTCCTATCGTTCGCCACGACAGATCCTGGGGGAATGAACGGACAAAAAATAGAAAGCGAGAAGGACCTACCTGCCACCGATTTATTGGATAGTCAAGCTGAACCGGAAGACCGTCTCGTCATTCTGCCGGAAATTAAGCGGGAGGGAGAACGATTCTTTCTGAGCTCCTTCAAGCTACCGGACAAGATTACCTTTGCCGGAGTTTCGGTCCCTCTAGATAACTGGCAAGTAAGAGAACGGATCGAATATGAGTTCTATCAGTTTTTAGAGGATCAAGGTGAGAGTATCATTCTCGCCAAACGTACCGGCCGATGCTTCCCGCCGGCCGAAAAGCAGTTGGCAGATGCCGGATTGCCGGATGATCTCAAGTATATGCTGCTGGTTGAGAGCAAGTGCATTTCTGCTGCATACTCCAAAGCAAAGGCTTCAGGCCCCTGGCAATTCATTCCGTCTACTGGGCGCCGGTACCGACTCAAGAGTGACGCCGTTCGAGATGAACGCCGCAATCTTGAAATGTCGACCGAGGCGGCAGTGAAGTACCTCAAGTATCTCAAAGACTTTCAGGACAACGATTGGTTCCTGGCAATGGCCTCTTACAATGCGGGTGAAGAACGCATTCGTAAGCTGCTCAAAGACCAAAAGATCACCGACTATTGGAAGATGCACGGCCCTCGTGAGACGATGCGATACGTCCCTCGTATTATCGCCGCAAAGGAAATCTACTCCCAACCCGAAAAGTATCTTGGACTGACCAAGAAAGATCTCTATATGCCATTGGAGACAGAGACCATCATCGTAAATGTGAAGGAGTCTCAACGAGCACTGACGTCCGTCGCGGAAGAGTTCGGTACATACCTACTCGAGCTAAAAATGCTGAACCCAGAATTTAAGAAGGATGTGCTCCCTCGAGGATCCTACCAGATACGAGTTCCTCGCCAGACCTGTCCCAATCGATGTTTCAAGCAGGACGCTACCCCCTAG